In Vespa crabro chromosome 13, iyVesCrab1.2, whole genome shotgun sequence, one DNA window encodes the following:
- the LOC124428748 gene encoding uncharacterized protein LOC124428748 isoform X3 yields the protein MALVREFKISLEPANTNGDFKDLSRFSAEENLTKQEPHDRNDAKSYDTCMPTMKKSEDINSINITEDNIGAKENICPQTENLCNVTTNSTERTYSSMDHAKTGNIKRIRQENDFIVIDEDNENEKTLTKRNDIKRSNKEQRRDMRKTREKKIVAYCNICFLPYDNLNQLKRHKNFYARQNNYSCSSCFSNSCSHIKLKIDKKNVLKSSKYCCHFCKRMFRRKIILQSHLFHVHGKEIRVNVVNDSFSINHSTVSYSGTSRKRKMRQKTMVEYIVHHKKVDAKDSSENLNNSNVNSALRITEQGNEWMDEEAGKSSTDKLGAGIPQTSQKSNENRMKQQSFVKVHVDLTTVKALLGVSYMSNDDNLDLEKSFLYSSNINSKRYALRSLNNSIKVNKRYALRSLNNSIKVNNSEATTIVRKNDQSDNKVRKLLSMCKKCSISLIRCDDKLSTRSISNSSIVATSSPRVLQPINDIFRKCELLERKSDSNASPSKNHFLRSNNSKDFIKNDSSVRSVPVKIKKRITNSKPSLSVTLNSKRFDRCRTLPKKVKFDLRKNELLGKGNITNPENSSSEKKSDSTGCQNKQSANAVARLKEVKVSLVKLPEIKKELIMPGINDNAPASISDFPCTICDMLLTTKRRLKKHMKECHTAYISSICRARYASKRLLLKHYLREHDMRLCKCCICYQFFNSRLSLKQHLLLHCIRITLSKNDRPLSSKDMKCHSDVKGNKCKRSALNILLRSQSTEHQNDRNGRETEHQEIDDNNRENPKENLYVSTIENLTNQVNERKEKDVGVPGKINDRQEDQTVFVDLTNPLECNNTEDSPSKNNDLIDEPIPDTPAYTAGEFTISNTNEDEQIDFILHGNAIELGDSCNNESIPEIDATVNKKKYPCSICETQFQKPENLFQHLRTYDLSFNNFCEICGLFFSSKKILKTHNNTAHNFAICSLYTLHCQFCNQGFRTENNLRIHEFHYHASAITVNNIRLTEFLKGLNGPSTSTSPSLAKTMEILFYFKQNASKTMFI from the exons ATGGCTCTGGTTCGTGAATTCAAAATATCATTGGAACCTGCAAATACTAATGGAGACTTTAAGGACCTATCCAGA TTTAGCGCAGAAGAGAACTTGACAAAACAAGAGCCACATGATAGAAATGATGCAAAGTCATATGATACTTGCATGCCAACCATGAAAAAATCTGAAGACATTAACTCGATTAATATAACTGAGGATAATATCGgtgcgaaagaaaatatttgtccTCAGACTGAGAACCTCTGTAATGTAACGACTAATTCAACCGAAAGAACGTATTCTTCGATGGATCATGCGAAAACCGGAAATATAAAGCGTATTCGTCaagaaaatgatttcattGTAATCGATGAAGacaatgaaaacgaaaaaacattaacaaagcgtaatgatattaaaagatcCAATAAAGAACAACGAAGAGATATGCGAAAAACAAGGGAAAAGAAGATTGTTGCTTATTGCAATATATGTTTTTTGCCTTACGACAATTTGAATCAGCTTAAACggcataaaaatttttatgccaggcaaaataattattcttgttctagTTGCTTCTCGAATTCTTGCTCTCATATTAAACTaaagattgataaaaaaaacgtCCTGAAATCTTCTAAATATTGCTGTCATTTTTGCAAACGAATGTTTCGAAGGAAAATAATCTTACAAAGTCATTTATTTCACGTTCATGGAAAGGAAATAAGAGTAAACGTTGTAAACGattcattttcaataaatcaTTCAACTGTTTCATATTCTGGTACatcaaggaagagaaaaatgcgGCAGAAGACAATGGTGGAATACATTGTACATCATAAGAAAGTAGATGCAAAGGATTCATCTGAAAATTTAAACAACTCGAACGTTAATAGCGCTTTACGTATAACTGAACAAGGgaatgaatggatggatgaGGAAGCGGGCAAATCGTCGACGGACAAATTAGGTGCCGGTATACCTCAAACGAGTCAGAAGtcgaatgaaaatagaatgaaaCAACAGTCATTTGTTAAAGTGCACGTCGATTTGACCACGGTGAAGGCTCTTTTAGGAGTTTCTTACATGTCTAATGACGACAACCTTGACCTTGAAAAATCTTTCCtgtatagtagtaatattaatagtaagcGTTACGCATTGCgatctttaaataattctataaaagtaaataagcgTTACGCATTGCgatctttaaataattctattaaagtaaataatagtGAGGCAACCACGATCGTACGTAAAAATGATcaaagcgataataaagttaggaAACTTTTAAGTATGTGTAAAAAATGTAGCATTTCGTTGATAAGATGCGATGATAAATTGTCCACCAGATCGATTTCGAATTCTTCAATAGTTGCCACGTCTTCTCCTAGAGTTTTACAAccaattaatgatatatttcgTAAATGTGAATTATTGGAAAGGAAAAGTGATAGTAACGCGTCACCTtccaaaaatcattttttacgaAGTAATAATTCTAAAGATTTCATTAAGAACGATTCTTCTGTAAGATCTGTGccggtaaaaattaaaaaacgaatTACTAACAGTAAACCAAGCTTATCTGTCACCTTAAATTCTAAGCGTTTTGATCGATGTCGAACGTTGCCCAAAAAAGTCAAGTTTGATCTAAGAAAGAACGAATTGttaggaaaaggaaatattacgaatccCGAAAACTCATCGTCTGAGAAGAAATCGGATTCTACAGGATGTCAAAATAAACAGTCTGCGAATGCTGTTGCTAGATTGAAGGAAGTAAAAGTATCTTTGGTGAAGTTgccagaaataaaaaaggaattgaTTATGCCGGGAATCAATGATAATGCGCCGGCCAGTATCAGCGATTTTCCTTGTACAATTTGTGATATGTTATTGACCACAAAAAGACGTTTGAAGAAACACATGAAGGAATGTCATACGGCATACATATCAAGCATATGCCGAGCACGATATGCTTCGAAACGTCTTTTATTGAAACATTACTTACGAGAACACGACATGAGGTTATGCAAATGTTGCATTTGTTATCAATTCTTCAATAGCCGATTATCATTGAAACAACATTTGCTTCTGCATTGTATTAGGATAACGTTATCGAAAAACGATCGTCCTCTTTCCAGTAAAGATATGAAATGTCATTCCGATGTAAAGGGAAACAAGTGCAAGAGATCTGCGTTAAATATCTTGCTACGATCACAATCGACGGAACATCAAAACGATCGAAACGGAAGAGAAACGGAACATCAAGagattgatgataataatcgagaaaatccaaaggaaaatttatatgttaGTACTATCGAGAATCTGACAAATCAAGttaacgaaaggaaagaaaaggatgtcGGTGTTCctggaaaaataaatgatcggCAAGAAGATCAGACAGTCTTCGTTGACTTAACAAACCCATTGGAATGTAATAATACGGAAGATTCTCcttctaaaaataatgatttgatAGATGAACCAATACCGGATACTCCGGCGTATACTGCCGGCGAATTTACCATTTCTAATACTAACGAGGATGAGCAAATTGATTTCATTTTGCATGGAAATGCGATAGAATTGGGTGATAGTTGTAATAATGAGTCTATACCGGAAATAGATGCTACagtaaataagaagaaatatccATGTTCGATTTGTGAGACACAGTTTCAAAAACCAGAAAATTTGTTCCAACACCTACGCACCTATGATCTCTCCTTCAATAATTTCTGCGAAATATGTGGACTATTCTTTTCAAGTAAAAAGATATTGAAGACTCACAATAATACTGCTCACAATTTTGCCATATGCAGTTTGTACACCTTGCATTGTCAATTCTGTAATCAAGGCTTTCGTACTGAAAATAATCTTCGAATACACGAATTTCATTATCATGCAAGTGCAATAACTGTAAACAACATAAGATTGACGGAGTTCTTGAAAGGTCTCAACGGTCCATCTACTAGTACTAGTCCATCTTTAGCAAAG ACCATGGAAATCTTGTTTTACTTCAAGCAAAATGCATCGAAAACTATGTTTATCTGA
- the LOC124428748 gene encoding uncharacterized protein LOC124428748 isoform X1 yields the protein MALVREFKISLEPANTNGDFKDLSRFSAEENLTKQEPHDRNDAKSYDTCMPTMKKSEDINSINITEDNIGAKENICPQTENLCNVTTNSTERTYSSMDHAKTGNIKRIRQENDFIVIDEDNENEKTLTKRNDIKRSNKEQRRDMRKTREKKIVAYCNICFLPYDNLNQLKRHKNFYARQNNYSCSSCFSNSCSHIKLKIDKKNVLKSSKYCCHFCKRMFRRKIILQSHLFHVHGKEIRVNVVNDSFSINHSTVSYSGTSRKRKMRQKTMVEYIVHHKKVDAKDSSENLNNSNVNSALRITEQGNEWMDEEAGKSSTDKLGAGIPQTSQKSNENRMKQQSFVKVHVDLTTVKALLGVSYMSNDDNLDLEKSFLYSSNINSKRYALRSLNNSIKVNKRYALRSLNNSIKVNNSEATTIVRKNDQSDNKVRKLLSMCKKCSISLIRCDDKLSTRSISNSSIVATSSPRVLQPINDIFRKCELLERKSDSNASPSKNHFLRSNNSKDFIKNDSSVRSVPVKIKKRITNSKPSLSVTLNSKRFDRCRTLPKKVKFDLRKNELLGKGNITNPENSSSEKKSDSTGCQNKQSANAVARLKEVKVSLVKLPEIKKELIMPGINDNAPASISDFPCTICDMLLTTKRRLKKHMKECHTAYISSICRARYASKRLLLKHYLREHDMRLCKCCICYQFFNSRLSLKQHLLLHCIRITLSKNDRPLSSKDMKCHSDVKGNKCKRSALNILLRSQSTEHQNDRNGRETEHQEIDDNNRENPKENLYVSTIENLTNQVNERKEKDVGVPGKINDRQEDQTVFVDLTNPLECNNTEDSPSKNNDLIDEPIPDTPAYTAGEFTISNTNEDEQIDFILHGNAIELGDSCNNESIPEIDATVNKKKYPCSICETQFQKPENLFQHLRTYDLSFNNFCEICGLFFSSKKILKTHNNTAHNFAICSLYTLHCQFCNQGFRTENNLRIHEFHYHASAITVNNIRLTEFLKGLNGPSTSTSPSLAKVCNICGLYFNTYKRYQLHSMYFYKGLIFQCTFCGNIFHGLNMIHRHNKMFHYPRNSSTSYKYKCSICCEGFAIESSFLAHKLHVHSNREHIESSISNISPFSIRYNKMCKSYVCSKCNIEFYSVVELLIHIEYYSNRGNHMCLKCPRKCCTLPILSEHINLTHNDNKFMFGHKCGICGEILLSDISFLFHKNHLHSDDVENQQVVSSSYKS from the exons ATGGCTCTGGTTCGTGAATTCAAAATATCATTGGAACCTGCAAATACTAATGGAGACTTTAAGGACCTATCCAGA TTTAGCGCAGAAGAGAACTTGACAAAACAAGAGCCACATGATAGAAATGATGCAAAGTCATATGATACTTGCATGCCAACCATGAAAAAATCTGAAGACATTAACTCGATTAATATAACTGAGGATAATATCGgtgcgaaagaaaatatttgtccTCAGACTGAGAACCTCTGTAATGTAACGACTAATTCAACCGAAAGAACGTATTCTTCGATGGATCATGCGAAAACCGGAAATATAAAGCGTATTCGTCaagaaaatgatttcattGTAATCGATGAAGacaatgaaaacgaaaaaacattaacaaagcgtaatgatattaaaagatcCAATAAAGAACAACGAAGAGATATGCGAAAAACAAGGGAAAAGAAGATTGTTGCTTATTGCAATATATGTTTTTTGCCTTACGACAATTTGAATCAGCTTAAACggcataaaaatttttatgccaggcaaaataattattcttgttctagTTGCTTCTCGAATTCTTGCTCTCATATTAAACTaaagattgataaaaaaaacgtCCTGAAATCTTCTAAATATTGCTGTCATTTTTGCAAACGAATGTTTCGAAGGAAAATAATCTTACAAAGTCATTTATTTCACGTTCATGGAAAGGAAATAAGAGTAAACGTTGTAAACGattcattttcaataaatcaTTCAACTGTTTCATATTCTGGTACatcaaggaagagaaaaatgcgGCAGAAGACAATGGTGGAATACATTGTACATCATAAGAAAGTAGATGCAAAGGATTCATCTGAAAATTTAAACAACTCGAACGTTAATAGCGCTTTACGTATAACTGAACAAGGgaatgaatggatggatgaGGAAGCGGGCAAATCGTCGACGGACAAATTAGGTGCCGGTATACCTCAAACGAGTCAGAAGtcgaatgaaaatagaatgaaaCAACAGTCATTTGTTAAAGTGCACGTCGATTTGACCACGGTGAAGGCTCTTTTAGGAGTTTCTTACATGTCTAATGACGACAACCTTGACCTTGAAAAATCTTTCCtgtatagtagtaatattaatagtaagcGTTACGCATTGCgatctttaaataattctataaaagtaaataagcgTTACGCATTGCgatctttaaataattctattaaagtaaataatagtGAGGCAACCACGATCGTACGTAAAAATGATcaaagcgataataaagttaggaAACTTTTAAGTATGTGTAAAAAATGTAGCATTTCGTTGATAAGATGCGATGATAAATTGTCCACCAGATCGATTTCGAATTCTTCAATAGTTGCCACGTCTTCTCCTAGAGTTTTACAAccaattaatgatatatttcgTAAATGTGAATTATTGGAAAGGAAAAGTGATAGTAACGCGTCACCTtccaaaaatcattttttacgaAGTAATAATTCTAAAGATTTCATTAAGAACGATTCTTCTGTAAGATCTGTGccggtaaaaattaaaaaacgaatTACTAACAGTAAACCAAGCTTATCTGTCACCTTAAATTCTAAGCGTTTTGATCGATGTCGAACGTTGCCCAAAAAAGTCAAGTTTGATCTAAGAAAGAACGAATTGttaggaaaaggaaatattacgaatccCGAAAACTCATCGTCTGAGAAGAAATCGGATTCTACAGGATGTCAAAATAAACAGTCTGCGAATGCTGTTGCTAGATTGAAGGAAGTAAAAGTATCTTTGGTGAAGTTgccagaaataaaaaaggaattgaTTATGCCGGGAATCAATGATAATGCGCCGGCCAGTATCAGCGATTTTCCTTGTACAATTTGTGATATGTTATTGACCACAAAAAGACGTTTGAAGAAACACATGAAGGAATGTCATACGGCATACATATCAAGCATATGCCGAGCACGATATGCTTCGAAACGTCTTTTATTGAAACATTACTTACGAGAACACGACATGAGGTTATGCAAATGTTGCATTTGTTATCAATTCTTCAATAGCCGATTATCATTGAAACAACATTTGCTTCTGCATTGTATTAGGATAACGTTATCGAAAAACGATCGTCCTCTTTCCAGTAAAGATATGAAATGTCATTCCGATGTAAAGGGAAACAAGTGCAAGAGATCTGCGTTAAATATCTTGCTACGATCACAATCGACGGAACATCAAAACGATCGAAACGGAAGAGAAACGGAACATCAAGagattgatgataataatcgagaaaatccaaaggaaaatttatatgttaGTACTATCGAGAATCTGACAAATCAAGttaacgaaaggaaagaaaaggatgtcGGTGTTCctggaaaaataaatgatcggCAAGAAGATCAGACAGTCTTCGTTGACTTAACAAACCCATTGGAATGTAATAATACGGAAGATTCTCcttctaaaaataatgatttgatAGATGAACCAATACCGGATACTCCGGCGTATACTGCCGGCGAATTTACCATTTCTAATACTAACGAGGATGAGCAAATTGATTTCATTTTGCATGGAAATGCGATAGAATTGGGTGATAGTTGTAATAATGAGTCTATACCGGAAATAGATGCTACagtaaataagaagaaatatccATGTTCGATTTGTGAGACACAGTTTCAAAAACCAGAAAATTTGTTCCAACACCTACGCACCTATGATCTCTCCTTCAATAATTTCTGCGAAATATGTGGACTATTCTTTTCAAGTAAAAAGATATTGAAGACTCACAATAATACTGCTCACAATTTTGCCATATGCAGTTTGTACACCTTGCATTGTCAATTCTGTAATCAAGGCTTTCGTACTGAAAATAATCTTCGAATACACGAATTTCATTATCATGCAAGTGCAATAACTGTAAACAACATAAGATTGACGGAGTTCTTGAAAGGTCTCAACGGTCCATCTACTAGTACTAGTCCATCTTTAGCAAAGGTTTGCAATATTTGTGGCCTATATTTTAATACCTATAAACGTTATCAGTTGCActctatgtatttttataaaggTCTTATATTCCAATGTACATTTTGTGGTAATATATTCCACGGATTGAACATGATACATCGTCATAACAAAATGTTCCATTATCCTAGAAATAGTTCAACgtcttataaatataaatgttcgatTTGTTGCGAAGGTTTTGCTATTGAATCATCATTTCTTGCACATAAATTGCATGTGCATTCGAATAGAGAACATATAGAATCATCGATTTCGAATATCTCACCGTTTTCTAtacgttataataaaatgtgtAAGTCCTACGTATGTTCCAAATGTAATATTGAATTCTATAGCGTAGTCGAACTTTTAATACACattgaatattattctaatcgtGGCAATCATATGTGCTTAAAATGCCCTAGAAAATGTTGTACGTTGCCAATACTAAGCGAACACATTAATTTAactcataacgataataaatttatgttcgGACATAAGTGTGGTATTTGTGGCGAAATTTTATTGTCTGATATTTCGTTCTTGTTTCATAAAAATCACCTCCACAGTGATGACGTGGAAAATCAGCAAGTCGTTTCCTCCTCTTATAAATCTTAG
- the LOC124428748 gene encoding uncharacterized protein LOC124428748 isoform X2, with product MPTMKKSEDINSINITEDNIGAKENICPQTENLCNVTTNSTERTYSSMDHAKTGNIKRIRQENDFIVIDEDNENEKTLTKRNDIKRSNKEQRRDMRKTREKKIVAYCNICFLPYDNLNQLKRHKNFYARQNNYSCSSCFSNSCSHIKLKIDKKNVLKSSKYCCHFCKRMFRRKIILQSHLFHVHGKEIRVNVVNDSFSINHSTVSYSGTSRKRKMRQKTMVEYIVHHKKVDAKDSSENLNNSNVNSALRITEQGNEWMDEEAGKSSTDKLGAGIPQTSQKSNENRMKQQSFVKVHVDLTTVKALLGVSYMSNDDNLDLEKSFLYSSNINSKRYALRSLNNSIKVNKRYALRSLNNSIKVNNSEATTIVRKNDQSDNKVRKLLSMCKKCSISLIRCDDKLSTRSISNSSIVATSSPRVLQPINDIFRKCELLERKSDSNASPSKNHFLRSNNSKDFIKNDSSVRSVPVKIKKRITNSKPSLSVTLNSKRFDRCRTLPKKVKFDLRKNELLGKGNITNPENSSSEKKSDSTGCQNKQSANAVARLKEVKVSLVKLPEIKKELIMPGINDNAPASISDFPCTICDMLLTTKRRLKKHMKECHTAYISSICRARYASKRLLLKHYLREHDMRLCKCCICYQFFNSRLSLKQHLLLHCIRITLSKNDRPLSSKDMKCHSDVKGNKCKRSALNILLRSQSTEHQNDRNGRETEHQEIDDNNRENPKENLYVSTIENLTNQVNERKEKDVGVPGKINDRQEDQTVFVDLTNPLECNNTEDSPSKNNDLIDEPIPDTPAYTAGEFTISNTNEDEQIDFILHGNAIELGDSCNNESIPEIDATVNKKKYPCSICETQFQKPENLFQHLRTYDLSFNNFCEICGLFFSSKKILKTHNNTAHNFAICSLYTLHCQFCNQGFRTENNLRIHEFHYHASAITVNNIRLTEFLKGLNGPSTSTSPSLAKVCNICGLYFNTYKRYQLHSMYFYKGLIFQCTFCGNIFHGLNMIHRHNKMFHYPRNSSTSYKYKCSICCEGFAIESSFLAHKLHVHSNREHIESSISNISPFSIRYNKMCKSYVCSKCNIEFYSVVELLIHIEYYSNRGNHMCLKCPRKCCTLPILSEHINLTHNDNKFMFGHKCGICGEILLSDISFLFHKNHLHSDDVENQQVVSSSYKS from the coding sequence ATGCCAACCATGAAAAAATCTGAAGACATTAACTCGATTAATATAACTGAGGATAATATCGgtgcgaaagaaaatatttgtccTCAGACTGAGAACCTCTGTAATGTAACGACTAATTCAACCGAAAGAACGTATTCTTCGATGGATCATGCGAAAACCGGAAATATAAAGCGTATTCGTCaagaaaatgatttcattGTAATCGATGAAGacaatgaaaacgaaaaaacattaacaaagcgtaatgatattaaaagatcCAATAAAGAACAACGAAGAGATATGCGAAAAACAAGGGAAAAGAAGATTGTTGCTTATTGCAATATATGTTTTTTGCCTTACGACAATTTGAATCAGCTTAAACggcataaaaatttttatgccaggcaaaataattattcttgttctagTTGCTTCTCGAATTCTTGCTCTCATATTAAACTaaagattgataaaaaaaacgtCCTGAAATCTTCTAAATATTGCTGTCATTTTTGCAAACGAATGTTTCGAAGGAAAATAATCTTACAAAGTCATTTATTTCACGTTCATGGAAAGGAAATAAGAGTAAACGTTGTAAACGattcattttcaataaatcaTTCAACTGTTTCATATTCTGGTACatcaaggaagagaaaaatgcgGCAGAAGACAATGGTGGAATACATTGTACATCATAAGAAAGTAGATGCAAAGGATTCATCTGAAAATTTAAACAACTCGAACGTTAATAGCGCTTTACGTATAACTGAACAAGGgaatgaatggatggatgaGGAAGCGGGCAAATCGTCGACGGACAAATTAGGTGCCGGTATACCTCAAACGAGTCAGAAGtcgaatgaaaatagaatgaaaCAACAGTCATTTGTTAAAGTGCACGTCGATTTGACCACGGTGAAGGCTCTTTTAGGAGTTTCTTACATGTCTAATGACGACAACCTTGACCTTGAAAAATCTTTCCtgtatagtagtaatattaatagtaagcGTTACGCATTGCgatctttaaataattctataaaagtaaataagcgTTACGCATTGCgatctttaaataattctattaaagtaaataatagtGAGGCAACCACGATCGTACGTAAAAATGATcaaagcgataataaagttaggaAACTTTTAAGTATGTGTAAAAAATGTAGCATTTCGTTGATAAGATGCGATGATAAATTGTCCACCAGATCGATTTCGAATTCTTCAATAGTTGCCACGTCTTCTCCTAGAGTTTTACAAccaattaatgatatatttcgTAAATGTGAATTATTGGAAAGGAAAAGTGATAGTAACGCGTCACCTtccaaaaatcattttttacgaAGTAATAATTCTAAAGATTTCATTAAGAACGATTCTTCTGTAAGATCTGTGccggtaaaaattaaaaaacgaatTACTAACAGTAAACCAAGCTTATCTGTCACCTTAAATTCTAAGCGTTTTGATCGATGTCGAACGTTGCCCAAAAAAGTCAAGTTTGATCTAAGAAAGAACGAATTGttaggaaaaggaaatattacgaatccCGAAAACTCATCGTCTGAGAAGAAATCGGATTCTACAGGATGTCAAAATAAACAGTCTGCGAATGCTGTTGCTAGATTGAAGGAAGTAAAAGTATCTTTGGTGAAGTTgccagaaataaaaaaggaattgaTTATGCCGGGAATCAATGATAATGCGCCGGCCAGTATCAGCGATTTTCCTTGTACAATTTGTGATATGTTATTGACCACAAAAAGACGTTTGAAGAAACACATGAAGGAATGTCATACGGCATACATATCAAGCATATGCCGAGCACGATATGCTTCGAAACGTCTTTTATTGAAACATTACTTACGAGAACACGACATGAGGTTATGCAAATGTTGCATTTGTTATCAATTCTTCAATAGCCGATTATCATTGAAACAACATTTGCTTCTGCATTGTATTAGGATAACGTTATCGAAAAACGATCGTCCTCTTTCCAGTAAAGATATGAAATGTCATTCCGATGTAAAGGGAAACAAGTGCAAGAGATCTGCGTTAAATATCTTGCTACGATCACAATCGACGGAACATCAAAACGATCGAAACGGAAGAGAAACGGAACATCAAGagattgatgataataatcgagaaaatccaaaggaaaatttatatgttaGTACTATCGAGAATCTGACAAATCAAGttaacgaaaggaaagaaaaggatgtcGGTGTTCctggaaaaataaatgatcggCAAGAAGATCAGACAGTCTTCGTTGACTTAACAAACCCATTGGAATGTAATAATACGGAAGATTCTCcttctaaaaataatgatttgatAGATGAACCAATACCGGATACTCCGGCGTATACTGCCGGCGAATTTACCATTTCTAATACTAACGAGGATGAGCAAATTGATTTCATTTTGCATGGAAATGCGATAGAATTGGGTGATAGTTGTAATAATGAGTCTATACCGGAAATAGATGCTACagtaaataagaagaaatatccATGTTCGATTTGTGAGACACAGTTTCAAAAACCAGAAAATTTGTTCCAACACCTACGCACCTATGATCTCTCCTTCAATAATTTCTGCGAAATATGTGGACTATTCTTTTCAAGTAAAAAGATATTGAAGACTCACAATAATACTGCTCACAATTTTGCCATATGCAGTTTGTACACCTTGCATTGTCAATTCTGTAATCAAGGCTTTCGTACTGAAAATAATCTTCGAATACACGAATTTCATTATCATGCAAGTGCAATAACTGTAAACAACATAAGATTGACGGAGTTCTTGAAAGGTCTCAACGGTCCATCTACTAGTACTAGTCCATCTTTAGCAAAGGTTTGCAATATTTGTGGCCTATATTTTAATACCTATAAACGTTATCAGTTGCActctatgtatttttataaaggTCTTATATTCCAATGTACATTTTGTGGTAATATATTCCACGGATTGAACATGATACATCGTCATAACAAAATGTTCCATTATCCTAGAAATAGTTCAACgtcttataaatataaatgttcgatTTGTTGCGAAGGTTTTGCTATTGAATCATCATTTCTTGCACATAAATTGCATGTGCATTCGAATAGAGAACATATAGAATCATCGATTTCGAATATCTCACCGTTTTCTAtacgttataataaaatgtgtAAGTCCTACGTATGTTCCAAATGTAATATTGAATTCTATAGCGTAGTCGAACTTTTAATACACattgaatattattctaatcgtGGCAATCATATGTGCTTAAAATGCCCTAGAAAATGTTGTACGTTGCCAATACTAAGCGAACACATTAATTTAactcataacgataataaatttatgttcgGACATAAGTGTGGTATTTGTGGCGAAATTTTATTGTCTGATATTTCGTTCTTGTTTCATAAAAATCACCTCCACAGTGATGACGTGGAAAATCAGCAAGTCGTTTCCTCCTCTTATAAATCTTAG